One window of Quercus robur chromosome 5, dhQueRobu3.1, whole genome shotgun sequence genomic DNA carries:
- the LOC126726930 gene encoding LOW QUALITY PROTEIN: pentatricopeptide repeat-containing protein At4g16470 (The sequence of the model RefSeq protein was modified relative to this genomic sequence to represent the inferred CDS: inserted 3 bases in 2 codons; deleted 2 bases in 2 codons; substituted 1 base at 1 genomic stop codon) translates to MISFQVEPYKSYLQFNKMLKGLCVSGRLREAVGLLCTVGVXVEPGTYALLLQECIFRKEYKKGKRIHALMVVVGYDPNEYLKTKLLILYVKSGDLGTAHILFDNLHEKSLVSWNAMIAGYVQKGLEEVGLNLYYKMRQSGFIPDQYTSASVXSWATLATLKHGKQAHGVMIKCQIREYVVVNSALMDMYFTGSSLSDGHQVFDKSLNRNVVMWIALISEYGQHGKVVEVLESFHGMKNEGLKPNYVTFHSVLSACSHGGLVDEGWAYFSSMTKDYGIQPRGQHYAAIVDLLGRAXRLQEVYEFVLDTPSKEHSVMWGALLGACIWDNVIEVRAVMRELGIIKESVAIIKSNKDTRYGLDSIVTHDGAKLPCLALPDLSSFRQKFGLDAYDKLDVIGIDEAQFFEDLYDFCREAADNDGKTVIVAGLDGDYLRRSFGSVLDIIPLADSVTKLTSRCELCGKRAFFTLRKTEEAQTELIGGADVYMPVCRKHYVSGQVVMEAARTVLESQNVQCISYA, encoded by the exons ATGATCAGCTTTCAGGTTGAGCCTTACAAGAGCTATCTCCAATTCAATAAAATGTTAAAGGGTCTTTGCGTTTCAGGAAGA TTAAGGGAAGCTGTGGGGCTTTTGTGCACTGTGGGAGTGTGAGTGGAACCAGGAACTTATGCTCTTCTATTGCAGGAATGCATATTCAGAAAAGAGTACAAGAAGGGTAAAAGAATC CATGCACTAATGGTTGTTGTTGGATATGATCCCAACGAGTATTTGAAGACAAAGTTGTTGATATTATATGTGAAATCAGGGGATCTAGGAACTGCTCACATTCTGTTTGATAATTTGCATGAGAAAAGCTTGGTTTCATGGAATGCAATGATTGCAGGTTATGTGCAAAAGGGGCTTGAAGAAGTAGGGTTAAATCTTTATTACAAGATGAGACAGTCTGGTTTTATACCAGATCAGTATACCTCCGCATCAGT ATCCTGGGCTACTTTAGCAACACTTAAGCATGGGAAACAGGCCCATGGTGTCATGATCAAGTGTCAAATTAGGGAATATGTGGTAGTCAATAGTGCCCTCATGGACATGTACTTTACAGGCAGTAGTTTATCTGATGGGCATCAGGTATTTGACAAGTCTTTAAATAGGAATGTTGTTATGTGGATTGCTTTAATCTCTGAATACGGTCAGCATGGAAAAGTTGTAGAGGTTTTGGAATCTTTTCATGGGATGAAAAATGAAGGCCTCAAACCAAATTATGTTACTTTTCATTCAGTTCTTTCTGCTTGCAGCCATGGAGGCTTAGTTGATGAGGGTTGGGCATATTTTTCATCTATGACCAAAGATTATGGAATTCAGCCAAGAGGACAACATTATGCTGCTATAGTTGATCTTTTAGGGCGTG ATCGGTTACAAGAGGTGTATGAGTTTGTTCTGGACACACCTTCTAAGGAGCACTCAGTGATGTGGGGTGCTTTGCTTGGGGCTTGTA TTTGGGACAATGTTATAGAGGTTAGGGCTGTGATGAGGGAATTGGGGATCATAAAGGA AAGTGTGgcaataataaaatcaaataaggATACAAGATATGGATTGGATTCAATCGTGACACATGATGGGGCAAAATTGCCATGCTTGGCCTTACCAGATTTGTCATCATTCAGACAAAAATTTGGTCTTGATGCATATGATAAG TTAGATGTGATTGGTATTGATGAAGCTCAATTCTTTGAGGACCTTTATGATTTCTGTCGTGAAGCTGCTGATAATGATGGCAAAACAGTAATAGTTGCTGGACTAGATGGTGATTATTTAAG GAGGAGCTTTGGTTCTGTGCTGGATATAATTCCCCTGGCTGATTCTGTTACTAAATTAACTTCTCGCTGTGAACTTTGCGGTAAACGTGCTTTCTTCACCTTAAGGAAAACGGAGGAAGCACAAACTGAACTGATTGGTGGGGCTGATGTCTACATGCCCGTGTGTCGGAAGCACTATGTCAGTGGACAAGTAGTCATGGAAGCTGCAAGGACTGTCTTGGAATCTCAAAACGTTCAGTGTATTTCTTATGCATAG